The sequence below is a genomic window from Nostoc flagelliforme CCNUN1.
TGGAAATAGCGGTTTTCCATCAAACTTCAGCAAATCTTTCTGATAACTAGGTTTGAGGTACTGTATTGTCAAAGTGTTAAGACAAATTTTCTTACTTAATAAGGCTTTTGATATTTTGCCATTTCTGCAAAAGATGTAAAACATCGCTGGCATTGCCCGTCCATCCATAAAGCAGGAATAGGAAAAGGTTTTTCACAGACAGGGCATTTTGATAACAAGCGTAACTGATGGCGATCGCACCCCACCGTCTTTTTAAATTGCCACTCGATTTTATGGCAAACAGACTCAGCATAGCAGGCTCCACACAAGCGAATTGGGCTGTGCTTCATTCCCACACCTTCTGGAGGCAACATCTGTCGTAGTCTTTCAGCATCAAGCTCAACCACAGTTGCTAGTGCGTCTAACTCCTGATGAGTTGGGAAGGGATTGAATTGACATACTCCCCCGAATCCACTTCGTTAAATTCGGGGGATTCTAGGATCAAACAGCAACCGCAGTCTTAGACCGTCTTACATCGCCTAACCTAACCATTGATGCCCCAAGAGTTTGAATATTCTTAGACGCATTGTCATCGCGTCCATTTACAGATTGACATGATGGACAACGCCACTCTCTGACCGACAAATCCAGAGTTTCTAGAACGTGTCCGCAGCAGGAACACGTTTTACTAGAAGGATACCACTGGTCAATATAGACCACTTGCTTAGCTTTCTTCAATGCTTGCCACTCTAGGATATCTAGAAAATCTCGAAGCGCTAAATCACTAATTTTTCTTCCCCAAAGACGCTTCATACCAGTAATTCTCCACAATCGTTAATAATCAAATGAAGTTTAAATCCAAAATGCCAGCCCACAGAATTTTTACCCCATTTCACTAACCCCTTAAAAACTTTATGGGCGTGTGCGCGACAATTGTGACAAACATCTATCGGAGTAGAATCAATAAAACTAATCCCTGTAACCTCTCCCGTACGTGTATGTAAAAAACAACACAACAATCATTTTACACCAAGGCATCAGTTCCACAAACCTGGTGTAGCTCACCAAGTTGGGAAACGCTCCACGCCAACTTTGTAGCACGTGCCATTCGTGTAGAACTCCTTGAAAGTTTTATAACCACTACCGTGAAATGCGTTCGCCCTTGGCGTTGGCGAAGCCATCGCAATTGTCATCACCTCTGATAAATGCATTTTTGATTTGCTGCGGCGCTCTCCCTTTGTGGATGGTAACTGTGGCACTTGTTGCCACAAGTTCTCCCACTGGTTGCAAAAATCATGAAAGTACAGAAGATTTGTACGATATCGAGGCGAGATACAATGGTAGACTAAGCCCTGATCCTCATTTTTCTTAGATATTTTTAGTCTCGGCGTTTTTTTGTGCCTTTTTTGCTCATTCTCAATCAATCTTAGCGATCGCACTTCGCCTGCCCAGTTAAGCAAATTCCTATCTAGCAAGCTTTTTGGGCTTTTCTATCCGTCGAACTCACGTTGTGATTAACTCTTCTGACGGCAGTTTATGAGGTTTCGTAGAATTTTGATGCTGTTGTAATTCAACAGCATCATCTTCGCTTGAAAGACAAGAATTATTTAATTTCTGATACATTCTTAACTGAACCAGTTATATCAGCAATATTTATATCCAATAAAGCAAAGTCAACAAACCAGCAAGAGTTGCTATACTCTGCAAACGAAGAATCATTTTGTTTATAAAGTTGAGAAACCATAGTTTTTTATTAAAAATTGATTTTGCAAGTTTTGCTTAATTAGGAAAGGTACTAACTACCATCTGAGATTGGAGATTGTAGCCAGAGGTATTGAGTCAATTTTGATTACTAACTGCATTGCACGAATATTTTTAAATTAACATATAGTGTGCAAAATAAAACTTATTGTGTGTAAATTAAATTATCAAGACTGACTTATAGCGGTTTCCGCATAGGCAAGGTATAGAAAAAATAATTAACTACAGATGAAGATAGCAAGGGTACACAACAGCTAGCTGTGTGTCCCTACCCGTGTACCTCATTCAAATGAAAATCGCTATCAGATGTTTCTGTCAGCCAAAAAACAGATAAAGATTAATTACGATACGCCAAACTCGAAAATTATCACCTTCACTCAGCCGTTAAGCAATACGTTCTGCGTCCCTAGTAGGCGATCGCAAGCGGGGCGATCGCAGAAAATTATAAGTATTAATGCAAACAACTAAAGCATCTCGGCTCATGAATTATCAATTGCTCCCATTAGTTTTAATGCTATGCGCTGTGCAGATGTTAGCCCTGTTACACCTGTGATATTCAGCCCTGCACAAAATTTATAGCTGATTACCCGTAGACAATCGCCAGTAGTTGCATCCCAAATACGGATGGTTTCATCATCACTGCCACTGACAATCCGCTGACTGTCGGGGGAAAAGGCTACTGATCTGACCCAATCTTCATGCCCGACAAAGGGTTGACCAATGGGCTGACCATTCACATCCCACAACCGTACTGTCTTGTCATTACTGCCACTGACAATCCGCTGACCATCGGGGGAAAATGCCACTGAATTGACCCAATCTTCATGACCTTGAAGGAACAACAAAACTCTGCCAGAAGATGTGAAAGTATTCTGTCCAAGTGTAATCTTGTGGTGGAACAACAGTATTTAAACAAGACTGTGCTTGAGCCAGTTCTGTGAAGTCGGGGGCTAAAACACCTAACTCTGCCACCAGCTTGTAGGCAGCAAAAAACTCCAATAATGAACGATGGGCAGGGCTGTAGTCTCCTTCCGCATTACGGATCAGCATTGTCTGCCCCATCATGTCAAAATGCCAGTGGTCTAAATCTTTTTCTTCCTCAACTACAGAACCAAATAAACGCCGAATCTGGTCGGGAAATTCTTTGTAGTTCATGCTCATCTGGTCTTTTGAGAGCATTTCCAACGACAGTTCACACAAAAAATAGAGTTTATCTGCTAATGAGGTAACTCATGGTACGCTCCTGCTCGAATTGTTTAAACTCCTGCCAAAATTTTACTTCTAATTCTTTCAGCACTATTTAATGTGGCGCATTACTTCAGCAACAGACCAAGCTTGAGCGATCGCTCCTCTGGGCTTGTGAGGTGCATCGCCATCGAAAATCTCAGAAATAGAACCAAGACAAGCGTCAAATAGGAAGTGATCTAACAGAGGTTGCCAATCAAAAGGCAGCGATCGTTGTGGATAAAAACGTTGCCAAGCCCGAATATATGGCCCAATTAGCCAAGCCCAAACAGTACCTTGGTGATAAGCGCGATCGCGTTGTTCTTGGTTACCTTCATATCTTCCCTTGTATTCAGGATCTCCTGGATCAAGACTGCGAAGGCCATAGGGGGTGAGCAAGCTGACAGTTGCCAAATCTAGTACTTGGCACCCTTGATGTTCAGAAAAGGCGCAATGGTGCAGCGACAGCGCCAAAACGGCATTGGGACGAACTTGAGAATTGCGGCGATCGTCCGGCTCAATAGTATCGTACAGATAACCCAGCTGAGGATTCCAGAACTTTTGCAGCGAGGTTTTCACGTTTTGTGCTTGTTGAGCATAACGCTGTGCTTGCTTAGTGAGACGCACTGGCTCACCAAACTCAAGCTGGCTTAATCGTTCTGCCCACTGACTCAGCCAACATAAAGCAGAATACCACAGCGCATTGATTTCCACCGGCTTACCGTAACGGGGAGTAACAGGATGCGCCCCAATAACTACATCCATCCAGGTAAGGGCTACACCAGGAGCATCCCAACTAACTAGCCCATCGGTAGCATCGATCTGGATATTGAAATGTGTACCACCAACAAATGCTTTATAGATTTGCTGTACTAAGGGGAATTGCTCTGCCAAAAATTCCCAGTCTTGGGTAGCTTCTAAATAAAGTCCTAAAGTTTCAATCCACCACAACGCTGCATCAATACTGTTATAAATTGGTTCTCCATTGACATCAGGAAATGCATTAGGAATCAAACCGTAGCGACAATAATGCCCAAAAGTCCGCAATACTCCTTTTGCTAAGTCAAAGCGTTGTGGAACTAGTGCCAATCCAGGTAAAGCCATTAATGTGTCGCGTCCCCAATCATTAAACCAGTGATAACCAGCAATGACCGTAGGGCCTGGAATTGAGGCTCGATGAACGATAAACTGATCGCTTGCTTTGAGTAGTTGTTGCCAAATTGTAGATTGGGCATTGGGCATTGGGCATTGGGCATTGAAAGGAGGCAGAGGGGCGGGATGTGGAGGGCAGACGGGAAAATTCTCCCTTGCTCCCTGCTCCCTGCTCCCTGCTCCTCTGCCTCCCTCTCTCCATCCAAAAATCTGGGAGAGCCGTTTTTGCTCTGCCTCTACTGCTTCTGCAAAGGTTTCGGAGGTGAGAACACCTGCCATTGAGTCGGGAAAACCTACTCGTGCTTCTAGAATGACTATATCTCCTGGTTGCAGTGTGACTATCAAGTAACCAGGACTGTAGAGGTCTTCCTTGTCGCCTAATCCCCGTTTTGTCTCCTCAGGCAATCCATAATTCCAATACCAAACTGCATCTGTTTGATATCTTCCTTGTGTCCAGCGCAAGTGCCAAGGTATACCGAAATTCCCAGAATTTTTTGCTTGCAGACAGATTTGCTGTTCCCCAAGCAATTGTGAGAACTGTAATCCTGGATTAGCAGTTTGCTGATGGTGAAAGTTACGTTCTGCTATCAGCAGTCGCAGCCGTAAAATTGCTGTGTCACTTCCCTCGTAGCGATATTGAATCAAAGTTCGATGGCAAAATCGGGGAGGGGCATTGGGCATCGGGCATTGGGCATTGCCTATCCCCTTTTGTGCCCAGCCCCCAGTCCCCACCCAACCATAGGGCATCACTAATTGTCTGGTTAACTGCCAGTTATTTTGACCCCAAATCCATTTTGGAACTGGGTTAATATCAAAACAGCGTAGCAATTCGTAGCCTGTCGGCTCAATCTGACCGTTACCCCAAAAATTTGTCCCTAGTGCCACAACGGTTCCTAATACTTCCAAGCTAGCTTCTAGGTGCGACAACAGCAGAGTGCGATCAGAAGGAGGGTTTGTAGCGGCAAACAGCCAACCGTGATAAGTACGTGTGCGGACATCCGAAACTGTACCACTGGCAAAACTTCCTAAGCCATTGGTAAGCAACCATTCTCTTGTATCTAAATCAAGCATTTGCTACTCAAAATCGTTATGAGTATGATATAGTCGTAACAGATCGTAATTAAACTGTGAGAGCGTGGATGGGTGAGTTTTACTTGACCCAAATTCCAACGCTACTAAACCGATAAAGGAGAATTAGGTTAATGTCCCTTACTTACGGAACCGAAGGAAGCCTCCGCGTTGGTCAACAAGCTCCCGATTTCACAGCAACGGCTGTGGTAGATCAGGAATTTAAGACAATCAAACTTTCCGATTATCGCGGTAAGTATGTCGTCCTGTTTTTCTACCCACTAGACTTTACCTTTGTTTGTCCCACTGAAATCACAGCATTTAGCGATCGCTACGAAGAATTCAAGAAAATCAATACAGAAGTTCTTGGCGCTTCTGTTGATAGTGAATTCTCCCACCTCGCTTGGATTCAAACAGATCGTAAGTCTGGTGGCGTCGGCGACCTGAATTATCCTCTAGTCTCTGACATCAAAAAAGAGATTAGCGCCGCTTACAACGTTCTTGACCCAGCAGCAGGCATTGCCTTGCGTGGTCTGTTCATCATCGATAAAGATGGTATTATACAGCACGCCACCATCAACAACCTAGCTTTTGGTCGCAGCGTTGATGAAACCCTGCGGACACTGCAAGCAATTCAGTATGTTCAGTCTCACCCCGACGAAGTTTGCCCAGCTGGTTGGCAACCTGGTGACAAGACAATGAATCCTGACCCAGTGAAGTCTAAAGTCTACTTCTCTGCTGTCTAAATTTCCCTAGCTAGGATCTAATCCATCCTGTTGGAGTTGAAATCAACGAAAACCACAGATAAACAGAGATACACATAAACAGTGTCAACCTCGGTATCTATCTGTGGTTTTTTAAATAATGTTAAAAATATACAAATCTGAATAATGATTGTGATATACAAAATGCCAAAAATTAATTCTCAATAACTCTTTGACAATCCAAAATCTCAAATCAAAAATCCAAAATGGTATTATGCTTACTTCAACTGATTTTAGTGGCTTATTAAATGAGCGATTCTTCCGTAATTTGTTACCAGTTCCAGCGACAAATAAACTCAGGTTGGGAGTAGGAACGCCAGATTTTCAACTCCCAGATATTACCAATGGAACTTTAGTAAAATTGTCTGATTATAAAGGCAAGCAACCAGTCTTACTCGCCTTTACTCGCATCTTTACTGAAAAACAATATTGCCCCTTTTGTTTTCCTCATATCAAAGCTTTAAATGAAAACTACGAGCAGTTTAAAAATCGCGGTATAGAAGTTTTGATGATTACTAGTACTGATGAACGGCAGAGTCAAATTGTTGTGAGGGATTTAAGTTTAAAAATGCCGTTATTGAGCGATCCTAGTTGTCGAGTTTTTCGTACCTATCAAGTAGGACAAGCACTGGGAGCGCCTTTGCCAGCACAGTTCGTATTAGATAAAGAAGGAAAACTCCACTATTGGCATTTATTTTCTTTTTTGGATCACAATGCTAGCGTTGAGACTTTGTTAAAACAATTCAATTCAGTGTAATGTGTAAATGGTAATGCCCACTCTGCTCATGAAATTGTGAGGTTTTATGGTGCTGACCCTTTATCATTCATCGATTTCTCCTAACTCCCGCCGCGTCTGGATTACTCTGCTGGAAAAAGGACTTGAGTTTGAATTAGTAGAGATAAAACTGGATGGGGAACAGTTTAAACCAGAGTTTTTGGCAATTAGTCCCTTCCATCACATTCCAGCTTTGGTGGATGATGGCTTTAATGTAGTGGAATCTTTGGCAATTTTGGAGTATTTAGAGGCAAAATATCCCACACCTGCAATGTTGCCTAAAGATGCCAAAGATTTAGCGATCGCACGCATGGTACAACTGGTAACTGTAAATGAGCTTTTGCCAGCAACCACAACCTTTTTACGAGGCGTGATGCGTAAAGCCCCCGTGCTTCTAGCCGGGGGATATAAGCGAACAGGCTGAATTCATTCAGCCCTTCGGGTTCGTTAGTCCACTCGGCGGCATAGCCGCACGTGTGGCTAACTCACCGTGA
It includes:
- a CDS encoding peroxiredoxin family protein, which gives rise to MLTSTDFSGLLNERFFRNLLPVPATNKLRLGVGTPDFQLPDITNGTLVKLSDYKGKQPVLLAFTRIFTEKQYCPFCFPHIKALNENYEQFKNRGIEVLMITSTDERQSQIVVRDLSLKMPLLSDPSCRVFRTYQVGQALGAPLPAQFVLDKEGKLHYWHLFSFLDHNASVETLLKQFNSV
- a CDS encoding amylo-alpha-1,6-glucosidase; translated protein: MLDLDTREWLLTNGLGSFASGTVSDVRTRTYHGWLFAATNPPSDRTLLLSHLEASLEVLGTVVALGTNFWGNGQIEPTGYELLRCFDINPVPKWIWGQNNWQLTRQLVMPYGWVGTGGWAQKGIGNAQCPMPNAPPRFCHRTLIQYRYEGSDTAILRLRLLIAERNFHHQQTANPGLQFSQLLGEQQICLQAKNSGNFGIPWHLRWTQGRYQTDAVWYWNYGLPEETKRGLGDKEDLYSPGYLIVTLQPGDIVILEARVGFPDSMAGVLTSETFAEAVEAEQKRLSQIFGWREGGRGAGSREQGARENFPVCPPHPAPLPPFNAQCPMPNAQSTIWQQLLKASDQFIVHRASIPGPTVIAGYHWFNDWGRDTLMALPGLALVPQRFDLAKGVLRTFGHYCRYGLIPNAFPDVNGEPIYNSIDAALWWIETLGLYLEATQDWEFLAEQFPLVQQIYKAFVGGTHFNIQIDATDGLVSWDAPGVALTWMDVVIGAHPVTPRYGKPVEINALWYSALCWLSQWAERLSQLEFGEPVRLTKQAQRYAQQAQNVKTSLQKFWNPQLGYLYDTIEPDDRRNSQVRPNAVLALSLHHCAFSEHQGCQVLDLATVSLLTPYGLRSLDPGDPEYKGRYEGNQEQRDRAYHQGTVWAWLIGPYIRAWQRFYPQRSLPFDWQPLLDHFLFDACLGSISEIFDGDAPHKPRGAIAQAWSVAEVMRHIK
- a CDS encoding peroxiredoxin; this encodes MSLTYGTEGSLRVGQQAPDFTATAVVDQEFKTIKLSDYRGKYVVLFFYPLDFTFVCPTEITAFSDRYEEFKKINTEVLGASVDSEFSHLAWIQTDRKSGGVGDLNYPLVSDIKKEISAAYNVLDPAAGIALRGLFIIDKDGIIQHATINNLAFGRSVDETLRTLQAIQYVQSHPDEVCPAGWQPGDKTMNPDPVKSKVYFSAV